A single region of the Salicibibacter cibi genome encodes:
- a CDS encoding DUF3100 domain-containing protein → MEGYKSIFDRIRNEYKLYIVAFSILIIAEIIGEFEFAVGPGMLILFPIFYGIILGVILGPDLIGLLKEKDVNAAKPLVLVAIAPFIVNIGITAAGNIPELVSLGPALILGELGNVFTVIIALPIALLLGIKREAIGAAHSINREVNLALITNLYGPESAETRGTLSVYIMGGLFGTIFFGFLATLVASTELFHPYALGIASGVGAGIMMAAATTSLGHVYPAYADDILVLGAAGDMLTGMTGLYVALFIALPLANKIYSVLEPKLKINEKSKSKVGTERRYDDYEA, encoded by the coding sequence ATGGAAGGTTATAAATCAATTTTTGATAGAATCAGAAATGAATACAAACTATATATTGTTGCATTTAGCATTCTTATTATCGCAGAGATTATCGGGGAATTCGAGTTTGCAGTTGGTCCCGGAATGTTAATATTATTCCCAATTTTCTATGGAATAATATTAGGTGTTATATTAGGCCCTGATTTAATTGGGTTGCTTAAAGAGAAAGATGTTAATGCAGCAAAGCCTTTGGTTTTAGTCGCTATAGCACCTTTCATTGTCAACATTGGTATTACCGCTGCCGGGAATATACCTGAACTTGTGAGCCTTGGTCCAGCCTTAATATTAGGTGAATTAGGAAATGTTTTTACCGTCATTATTGCATTGCCAATAGCACTGCTTTTAGGGATCAAAAGAGAAGCAATAGGCGCTGCCCATTCTATAAACAGGGAGGTTAATTTAGCTTTAATCACCAATTTATATGGTCCCGAGTCAGCTGAAACAAGAGGAACACTTTCCGTTTATATTATGGGAGGGTTATTTGGAACAATCTTTTTCGGTTTCTTGGCTACCCTGGTAGCTTCTACAGAATTATTTCACCCCTACGCCCTTGGTATTGCGTCAGGTGTAGGGGCAGGAATTATGATGGCTGCCGCAACCACCAGTTTAGGTCATGTATACCCTGCATATGCCGACGATATACTTGTACTTGGTGCTGCGGGCGATATGTTAACGGGAATGACAGGGCTGTATGTCGCATTATTTATCGCATTACCTCTTGCTAATAAAATTTACAGTGTTTTGGAACCTAAACTTAAAATTAATGAAAAATCAAAATCTAAAGTTGGAACTGAAAGGAGATACGATGATTATGAAGCTTAA
- a CDS encoding amidohydrolase produces MNNLHTSDMIIRNCSILTPEFRIKSDQSIVIKEKNILAINDTSIIDEQYTTSTTIKGKGKLFMPGLIDAHMHTCQQFLKGRIADEYPMIWTRIMVPFESNLTKEDVSISSQLSCLDMIKSGTTAFVDAGGSYMDKVAESVIDSGLRGSLSCSTMDSGSFIPENMKSTATEEISKNMSLYQDFNGLGEGRLNIWLSLRSLISCSPHLIVQVFEKAKELNTVVQTHMNEYTNEISFCLEKYKQRPFEFLESLGILDANFLSSHSILVSENEIDILKNYDIKIAHCPISNSGKGVTKTPNLLQKGLDIGLGTDGAAHGGLSIFDEIKTLKSMMRAYWGAPIFDPLIMPSKKLLELATLGGAKTIFQEQKLGTLEAGKKADMISINIDQPHIQPTHDMVNTLVESVNSSDVEDVIVDGKMIMKNREVMTLDEEKIMHESNLAMSNISYRAGI; encoded by the coding sequence ATGAACAACTTACATACCAGTGATATGATCATAAGAAATTGTTCCATTTTAACACCAGAATTTAGGATCAAAAGTGATCAATCTATCGTTATAAAAGAAAAAAATATATTAGCGATTAATGACACATCCATTATTGATGAACAATACACGACCTCAACGACAATAAAAGGCAAAGGGAAACTTTTTATGCCGGGGTTAATAGATGCGCACATGCATACATGCCAGCAATTTTTAAAAGGGAGAATAGCCGATGAATATCCGATGATCTGGACACGAATTATGGTTCCTTTTGAGAGCAATCTAACAAAAGAGGATGTTTCTATAAGTTCACAACTAAGCTGCTTGGATATGATAAAATCTGGAACAACTGCATTCGTCGATGCAGGTGGTTCTTATATGGATAAGGTAGCCGAGTCCGTCATTGACTCAGGATTAAGAGGCTCATTATCTTGTTCAACTATGGATTCAGGCAGTTTTATTCCAGAAAATATGAAATCAACTGCAACAGAAGAAATTAGCAAAAATATGTCATTATATCAAGACTTTAATGGTTTAGGCGAAGGAAGATTGAACATTTGGCTTTCTCTTCGCTCCCTTATATCGTGTTCACCACATTTAATTGTACAAGTGTTTGAGAAAGCAAAAGAACTTAATACAGTCGTTCAAACTCACATGAATGAGTATACAAATGAAATCAGTTTTTGTCTGGAGAAATACAAACAAAGACCTTTTGAGTTTCTTGAGTCATTAGGTATCTTAGATGCAAATTTTTTAAGTTCACATAGTATATTAGTTTCTGAAAATGAAATCGATATATTAAAAAATTATGATATCAAAATTGCACACTGCCCCATAAGCAATTCAGGGAAAGGGGTTACTAAAACACCGAACCTGTTGCAAAAAGGGCTTGATATTGGCCTAGGAACCGATGGTGCAGCCCATGGAGGATTGAGTATATTTGATGAAATAAAAACGTTAAAATCGATGATGCGAGCCTACTGGGGGGCACCCATTTTTGATCCATTAATTATGCCATCAAAAAAATTATTGGAACTTGCAACATTAGGCGGTGCTAAAACAATTTTTCAAGAACAAAAGCTGGGAACTTTAGAAGCTGGAAAAAAAGCAGATATGATATCTATAAACATAGATCAGCCGCACATTCAACCGACTCATGATATGGTAAACACTTTGGTTGAATCAGTAAACAGCAGTGACGTGGAGGATGTCATCGTCGATGGAAAGATGATCATGAAAAATCGAGAAGTTATGACATTAGACGAAGAAAAAATAATGCATGAAAGCAACTTGGCTATGAGTAACATCTCTTACAGAGCTGGAATTTAG
- a CDS encoding sulfite exporter TauE/SafE family protein, which yields MATYLFFLILLINLGVGIPLGMSGIAGFLLPLLYVGFLQLPLRDSLALSFFSFAVAGIIGAYSYWKSKNMDLRLALFISIGSIPGALFGVQLNVLIPEHIAELILYIFIFLSGLSLLLKKDTSSLNLQRSVLLENKILILIIGLLTAAICSLTGAGGPILLVPLLTLLGLQIRIAVGVSLLNSVVIALPAMFGYFQYSSMENLTLLIVASLIGQIIGINIGAYFSNKISTNHLRIFITWITLISSMYMITRLFM from the coding sequence ATGGCAACATATTTATTTTTTTTAATACTACTTATCAATCTTGGAGTAGGAATCCCATTAGGAATGTCTGGTATTGCAGGATTTCTTCTTCCTTTGCTTTACGTTGGTTTTCTACAGTTACCGCTAAGAGATTCACTTGCATTAAGTTTTTTTTCTTTTGCAGTAGCTGGAATTATAGGCGCATATTCTTATTGGAAATCAAAAAACATGGATTTAAGACTCGCTCTTTTCATTAGTATAGGGAGTATACCCGGCGCTCTATTTGGAGTGCAATTGAACGTTTTGATCCCCGAGCACATCGCCGAACTTATACTATATATTTTTATATTTCTATCAGGGCTGTCCCTTTTATTAAAAAAAGATACATCAAGTTTAAATCTTCAACGTTCGGTATTACTCGAAAACAAAATATTGATTTTAATAATAGGTCTCCTTACAGCTGCTATATGTTCTTTAACCGGAGCCGGAGGCCCAATTCTGTTAGTCCCATTACTCACTCTCTTAGGTTTACAAATAAGGATTGCAGTAGGGGTCAGTTTACTCAATTCTGTTGTTATAGCTTTGCCGGCCATGTTTGGTTATTTTCAATATTCAAGCATGGAAAATCTCACATTACTCATTGTAGCTAGTCTGATAGGACAAATTATTGGAATTAACATTGGTGCTTACTTTTCCAATAAAATTAGTACCAACCATCTGCGTATATTTATTACGTGGATTACCTTGATATCGTCCATGTATATGATTACAAGGCTATTTATGTGA
- a CDS encoding NCS2 family permease has product MDQKAFHYPWYKKEDTDAFFALFQNNLANFVIIAITMLGMGFSTSIVFGQVIPGAAVAVLFGNLYYAYTASRLAKREQRVDVTALSYGISTPVMFIFLFGVLLPAMTLTDDPELAWRIGVAAAFISGLVEVLVSLIGRWIQRNLPRAAMLGAISGVALTFIAGEMLFMTMEIPVAGLIALAIIIVGVIGKVTMPFKIPASLFAIIIGTILAYAFGPANIGQITEGLAYVGFYPFIPTLAPFEGMTYLFGAMIGIFAVVLPITIYNAIETMNNVEAMEAIGDKYDVRECQAVDGAGTMLGSCFGGAFPTTVYLATVGAKHMGAGRGYSILNAIVYTLTAVFGLIAAVSEIIPVAVIAPVLVYVGASMVSTAFETNATKYYPAVIIAMLPYFSNYLMTRFDGDAPEVVQDISTGIVPLGDGAMFTALILGAITVFIIDGDYLKATAFSLIGAGFSFFGLMHAPELSLNASPDFALGYIVIGVFFLYQHFRTMQTEKKHTLDI; this is encoded by the coding sequence ATGGATCAAAAAGCTTTTCATTACCCATGGTACAAGAAAGAGGACACGGATGCTTTTTTCGCTTTATTTCAAAACAACCTTGCCAATTTTGTTATAATTGCGATCACAATGCTTGGGATGGGTTTTTCAACGAGCATTGTTTTTGGACAGGTGATCCCGGGAGCGGCCGTAGCAGTATTGTTCGGTAACCTCTACTACGCCTACACGGCGAGTCGTTTGGCAAAAAGGGAACAAAGAGTTGATGTAACAGCATTATCTTACGGGATAAGTACACCCGTTATGTTCATCTTCTTATTCGGTGTTTTATTGCCTGCCATGACGCTCACCGATGACCCGGAGTTAGCTTGGCGAATAGGGGTGGCTGCCGCCTTTATAAGTGGGCTGGTTGAGGTATTGGTTAGCCTTATCGGAAGATGGATTCAAAGAAATTTACCGCGAGCAGCAATGCTGGGTGCTATCAGTGGCGTCGCTTTAACATTTATCGCAGGTGAAATGTTATTTATGACTATGGAGATACCGGTAGCGGGACTTATAGCGTTGGCTATTATTATCGTTGGTGTTATCGGAAAGGTAACCATGCCATTTAAGATCCCGGCTTCCCTATTTGCCATTATTATCGGCACAATTTTGGCCTATGCGTTTGGGCCAGCCAATATTGGTCAGATTACGGAAGGTTTGGCTTATGTGGGCTTTTATCCATTTATACCCACTTTAGCACCGTTTGAAGGGATGACTTATCTTTTCGGAGCCATGATTGGCATATTCGCGGTCGTTCTGCCTATCACCATCTATAATGCGATCGAAACAATGAATAATGTGGAGGCAATGGAAGCAATCGGTGATAAGTATGATGTCCGAGAGTGTCAGGCTGTTGATGGCGCAGGAACAATGTTGGGGTCTTGCTTTGGAGGGGCCTTCCCTACTACCGTTTATCTTGCCACAGTCGGGGCTAAACATATGGGGGCGGGTCGAGGCTATAGCATTTTAAACGCAATTGTATACACACTTACAGCCGTGTTCGGTTTAATCGCTGCCGTCTCGGAAATTATCCCTGTAGCCGTCATAGCACCCGTTCTTGTTTATGTGGGAGCTTCCATGGTATCAACGGCATTTGAAACGAATGCGACGAAATACTATCCTGCTGTCATTATCGCCATGCTCCCTTATTTCTCCAATTACTTAATGACTCGTTTTGATGGCGATGCACCAGAGGTCGTACAAGATATATCGACAGGGATTGTGCCACTTGGGGACGGAGCCATGTTCACTGCCCTCATTTTAGGTGCCATTACTGTTTTTATCATTGACGGAGACTATCTGAAAGCAACCGCATTTTCCTTGATCGGTGCTGGCTTTTCCTTCTTTGGCTTAATGCATGCACCGGAACTATCATTAAATGCCTCGCCGGATTTTGCATTAGGATATATCGTTATAGGTGTATTCTTTCTATATCAGCACTTTAGAACGATGCAAACTGAAAAGAAACATACATTGGACATTTGA
- a CDS encoding 5'-deoxyadenosine deaminase, translating into MSKTLIKNAEIVTVNEKNEIIYGDLLIENDRIAQIDSHIDATGIDNVIDAHNRTIIPGFIHTHIHLCQTLFRGQGDDLELLDWLQKRIWPLEAAHDEESSYYSAMLGIGELIRSGTTTVVDMETVHHTGSALEAIAESGIRAVSGKCMMDYGDDVPLLLQENTDASIQESVDLLEKWHNHDNGRIQYAFSPRFVVSCSKDLLTQVRDLSANYDVHVHSHAAENRGEIEIVEQQTGMRNVTYLDHIGLANERLILAHCVWLDDEEKSIIKNKGVNVSHCPGSNLKLASGVAEVPDMLDNDIRVSLGADGAPCNNNLDMLNEIRLAATIHKPAHGPTTMKAQSVLRMATIEGARALGLENEIGSLEVGKKADLSILNLNDFHVYPSFGVDPISRVVYSATRADIETTMINGQPVMENGAMKTMDKDIILKESNKSIDRLLKRMPTIQYS; encoded by the coding sequence ATGTCAAAAACACTTATTAAAAATGCTGAAATTGTAACGGTTAATGAAAAAAACGAGATTATATACGGCGATTTATTGATTGAAAATGATCGCATTGCCCAAATTGATTCTCATATTGATGCGACAGGGATAGACAATGTGATTGATGCCCATAACAGAACGATTATCCCGGGATTTATTCATACCCATATTCATTTGTGTCAGACGCTTTTCCGGGGCCAGGGCGACGATTTAGAGTTACTCGATTGGCTTCAAAAAAGAATATGGCCTCTTGAAGCAGCCCATGATGAAGAATCAAGTTATTATTCAGCGATGCTGGGCATCGGGGAACTTATCCGAAGCGGAACTACGACGGTCGTTGATATGGAGACGGTTCATCATACCGGCTCTGCTTTAGAAGCCATTGCTGAAAGCGGGATCCGGGCAGTGAGCGGAAAATGCATGATGGATTATGGGGATGATGTTCCCCTGTTACTGCAAGAAAATACAGACGCGTCCATTCAGGAAAGCGTCGATTTATTGGAGAAATGGCATAATCACGATAATGGCAGAATACAATACGCCTTTTCACCCCGATTTGTCGTGTCGTGCTCGAAAGACTTGTTGACACAAGTGCGGGATCTATCCGCCAATTATGATGTTCATGTTCACTCTCATGCAGCAGAAAACAGAGGAGAAATTGAAATCGTTGAACAACAAACCGGCATGCGCAACGTTACTTATCTCGATCACATTGGCTTAGCCAACGAGCGATTAATTCTTGCGCATTGTGTTTGGTTGGATGATGAAGAAAAATCCATTATTAAAAACAAAGGTGTTAACGTGAGCCATTGTCCCGGATCTAACCTGAAATTGGCATCCGGTGTAGCCGAAGTACCCGATATGTTGGATAATGACATACGCGTAAGTTTAGGTGCAGACGGCGCTCCCTGCAATAACAATTTAGACATGTTGAATGAAATAAGATTGGCAGCAACGATCCATAAACCGGCCCACGGTCCAACGACGATGAAAGCTCAATCAGTTCTTCGCATGGCTACCATCGAAGGAGCAAGAGCTTTAGGGTTGGAAAATGAAATTGGCAGCCTAGAGGTTGGCAAGAAAGCAGATCTATCGATTTTGAATTTAAATGACTTCCATGTTTACCCATCATTCGGTGTTGATCCTATTTCCCGTGTCGTGTATTCAGCTACAAGAGCTGACATCGAAACAACGATGATTAACGGTCAGCCTGTGATGGAAAACGGAGCAATGAAAACGATGGATAAGGATATTATCTTAAAAGAATCCAATAAATCGATTGACCGACTTTTAAAACGCATGCCTACTATTCAATACAGTTAG
- a CDS encoding (2Fe-2S)-binding protein, whose product MKTFQFHVNGKNEKVYCPPAKTLLDVLRDDLELTGSKECCGKGECGSCSVMINHEVICSCLVLVGQIENEDVITVEGIGLEENMDIIQEAFIEEGATQCGYCTPGIIVATRSFINNIEHIPSIDDVKTALGGNLCRCTGYQKIIKAVQSAAKNKFAQHSDTH is encoded by the coding sequence ATGAAAACATTTCAATTTCATGTGAATGGGAAGAATGAAAAGGTTTATTGTCCACCAGCTAAAACACTGCTTGATGTCTTACGTGATGATTTAGAACTGACAGGCAGTAAGGAATGCTGTGGCAAAGGGGAATGTGGGTCATGTTCGGTCATGATCAATCATGAGGTGATTTGTTCTTGTCTCGTTTTAGTCGGCCAAATCGAAAATGAGGACGTCATCACTGTTGAAGGCATTGGACTTGAAGAAAACATGGATATTATACAAGAAGCTTTTATAGAGGAAGGTGCGACACAATGCGGATATTGTACACCTGGTATCATCGTTGCCACCCGATCTTTTATAAACAACATCGAGCACATACCATCCATTGATGATGTAAAAACCGCTCTTGGTGGTAATTTATGTCGGTGTACCGGTTACCAAAAAATTATCAAGGCTGTCCAATCGGCGGCCAAAAACAAATTCGCTCAACACAGTGATACACATTGA
- a CDS encoding nucleotidyltransferase family protein, with protein sequence MGTVKALLPWGEESLITYQINQLKNIGIGKIIVVTGYKSERITEAIKRYGVHIVWNDRFDEGKCSSIRKGVKAIRGNPKGILISTVDQPVSHVTLSLIVDQFNKTNPSIIVPLYQQKRGHPVLFHGSLRQELLNVNEETKGLRNILQKFSHQISYLDVNDPDILFNFNTPADYLPQTTKAKGES encoded by the coding sequence ATGGGGACCGTGAAAGCTCTGCTTCCCTGGGGCGAGGAAAGTTTGATCACATACCAAATCAATCAACTTAAAAATATCGGGATTGGCAAAATCATCGTTGTGACAGGCTATAAGTCTGAACGAATAACCGAAGCTATTAAACGATATGGCGTACATATTGTATGGAACGACCGTTTTGATGAAGGCAAATGTTCATCGATCAGAAAAGGCGTTAAGGCCATTCGTGGCAACCCAAAAGGCATTTTAATCAGCACTGTCGACCAACCCGTTTCACATGTGACCTTAAGTCTGATTGTGGATCAATTCAATAAAACGAACCCTTCCATTATTGTTCCGTTATATCAACAAAAACGAGGGCATCCTGTACTTTTCCACGGCAGTCTAAGGCAAGAGTTGTTAAACGTTAATGAAGAAACGAAAGGGCTACGAAACATTTTACAAAAATTCAGCCATCAAATATCCTATTTGGACGTTAACGACCCTGATATTTTGTTTAACTTTAACACTCCTGCCGACTATTTACCACAGACCACAAAGGCGAAAGGAGAATCATAA
- a CDS encoding FAD binding domain-containing protein, producing the protein MKVSDMEMISPTSVNECLQVLSNRQNESRLIAGGTDAVVRMKEKKWMPNIWINIRNLNKLRYIYEDENGIHIGPMTTHTDIVQSDLLLNKADVLTHAAKEVGATQMQNMGTLGGNIGTASPAGDTIPALYVLDAKIELRSLHDTRIVPIQDFFVGPGKTVIHSDEIISDIIVRPQEKYEIGIFEKLGPRKAQSISIVNFATSLTLDSKKRHCTAGKLAFGSVGPTIIRAKKCESMLLLDRLDENLIQNMAKLAWKEVAPISDVRASANYRKDMASALLERGLYRLMKRWGE; encoded by the coding sequence ATGAAGGTATCCGATATGGAAATGATTTCGCCAACATCCGTCAATGAATGTTTGCAAGTGCTTTCCAACCGTCAAAACGAAAGTCGATTGATCGCCGGGGGAACAGATGCTGTTGTTCGTATGAAGGAAAAAAAGTGGATGCCCAATATATGGATCAATATCAGAAACTTGAATAAGCTTCGTTATATCTATGAAGATGAGAACGGCATACACATTGGCCCAATGACAACACATACCGATATTGTGCAATCCGATCTGCTTCTAAACAAAGCAGATGTATTAACACATGCAGCGAAAGAAGTTGGAGCAACCCAAATGCAAAATATGGGTACATTAGGCGGCAATATTGGCACTGCTTCTCCTGCAGGCGACACAATCCCTGCCCTCTACGTATTGGATGCCAAAATTGAACTACGCTCACTTCATGATACAAGAATTGTTCCGATTCAAGATTTCTTTGTTGGTCCGGGGAAAACCGTCATACATTCTGACGAGATCATTTCTGATATCATCGTTCGCCCTCAAGAAAAATATGAAATCGGCATATTTGAAAAACTTGGGCCACGTAAAGCGCAATCTATTTCGATTGTCAATTTTGCTACATCGTTAACATTGGATTCAAAAAAGCGCCATTGTACCGCCGGGAAATTGGCTTTTGGTTCAGTAGGCCCAACCATTATCCGCGCAAAGAAATGTGAATCCATGCTTTTATTGGATCGTCTGGACGAAAACTTGATTCAAAACATGGCAAAACTTGCTTGGAAAGAAGTTGCCCCCATTTCTGATGTGCGTGCGTCTGCTAATTACAGAAAAGATATGGCTAGTGCTTTGTTAGAAAGAGGGTTATATAGGCTAATGAAAAGGTGGGGAGAATAA
- a CDS encoding xanthine dehydrogenase family protein molybdopterin-binding subunit has product MNRIAEHKNDTKNRYHWIGKRVPRIDGPEKVTGKLQYMTDRHYPDMVWGKVLRSKYPHAQITNIDTTQAEALPGVICILTYEDIPGFNGFGIVTPDQPVLCEDVVRCTADAVALVAAETNEIAEEALRLIQVDYHPLGVVDDAEYAMTEQAPPLHPDGNIHGHFKIQNGDINHAFEEADYIFENTYYSPRQMHAFIETEGGWGKLEEDGTLTIQCPAQYAYRDRLQISRALGINPESIHVISSPNGGGFGGKDEITVQIYLALLALHSGGRPVKIHLNREESVQASLKRHPFKVHVKTGVNKDGRIIANQVRAVADTGAYASLGPAVTSLAVEHACGPYTIPNVDIEGFCVYTNNGIAGAFRGFGVNQVCVGIETHIDMTAEKIGMDPIEIRKKNAYRQGDISSVGHVVKSSVGTHQTLYKAQHCDLWVNRETYKKQTTEPWKKRGVAVATSFHGVGMGIDTPDYGAASIELLPDGHMKVAVGCEEIGTGNGTVYAQVCAELLHCDISHISVVQGDTAETLDGGTISASRSTYTGTRAIATVAPQMIQRLIEAAGHILDVPTKNMEIENGSIINKNNQSILLSFRQIYDYLVKNQISTTVQGHFYLPKEKNEIQGSGGAPHHIYGYLTHVVMVEVDTLTGETDVLRVVSIPDCGKVMNLQGLEGQAEGGAVMGIGYTLFEDVIIEDGHNKTNNLSDYIIPTILETPEIETIPVEDPEPSNPFGAKGIGEVVMIPIIPAIMSAIYDATGAKVRHLPATPERIYEAMKPIQMSSG; this is encoded by the coding sequence ATGAATCGCATCGCCGAGCATAAAAATGACACAAAAAACCGATATCACTGGATTGGCAAACGGGTTCCACGTATCGATGGGCCCGAGAAAGTGACAGGCAAACTCCAATATATGACGGACAGACATTACCCTGACATGGTATGGGGGAAGGTGCTCAGATCAAAGTATCCCCATGCTCAAATTACAAATATAGATACGACTCAAGCAGAAGCATTACCGGGGGTTATCTGTATATTAACATATGAGGATATTCCAGGCTTTAATGGGTTTGGTATTGTCACGCCCGATCAGCCTGTTCTTTGTGAAGACGTTGTTCGCTGTACGGCAGATGCTGTTGCACTTGTTGCCGCTGAAACAAACGAAATCGCCGAAGAAGCCCTTCGTCTCATTCAAGTGGATTATCATCCGTTGGGGGTCGTAGACGATGCAGAATACGCTATGACCGAGCAAGCCCCACCTCTACACCCGGACGGAAATATTCATGGCCACTTCAAAATACAAAACGGTGATATCAACCACGCATTCGAAGAAGCCGACTACATTTTTGAAAACACCTATTATTCACCTCGTCAAATGCATGCTTTCATAGAGACTGAAGGCGGTTGGGGCAAACTTGAAGAAGACGGTACGTTAACCATTCAATGTCCTGCTCAATACGCCTACAGAGATCGGCTGCAGATTTCACGTGCCCTCGGCATAAACCCGGAGAGCATCCATGTGATATCGAGCCCTAACGGTGGGGGGTTCGGGGGCAAAGATGAAATTACTGTACAAATTTACCTTGCATTGCTCGCCCTTCATAGTGGTGGACGTCCCGTGAAAATTCATTTGAATCGAGAGGAATCCGTCCAAGCAAGTCTAAAAAGGCACCCTTTTAAGGTACACGTTAAAACCGGTGTAAACAAGGACGGACGAATTATTGCCAACCAAGTAAGAGCTGTTGCTGATACAGGTGCCTACGCCTCACTGGGGCCGGCTGTTACATCACTGGCCGTCGAGCATGCTTGCGGACCATACACAATCCCCAATGTTGACATTGAAGGGTTTTGCGTGTATACCAATAACGGTATCGCAGGCGCTTTCAGGGGTTTTGGTGTTAATCAGGTTTGTGTCGGCATTGAAACACATATAGACATGACCGCCGAAAAGATCGGTATGGATCCGATTGAGATCAGAAAGAAAAATGCCTATCGTCAAGGCGACATTTCTAGTGTCGGACATGTGGTTAAGTCCAGTGTCGGTACTCACCAGACGTTATATAAAGCTCAACATTGTGATCTGTGGGTCAATCGGGAAACTTACAAAAAACAAACGACTGAACCATGGAAAAAAAGAGGCGTCGCTGTCGCAACCTCCTTCCACGGTGTTGGTATGGGGATTGATACACCCGATTACGGCGCAGCGTCCATCGAATTGTTGCCTGACGGTCACATGAAAGTAGCGGTTGGGTGTGAAGAAATCGGCACCGGTAATGGCACTGTCTACGCCCAAGTTTGTGCAGAGCTACTCCACTGTGACATTTCCCACATATCAGTCGTTCAGGGGGATACGGCTGAAACGTTGGATGGGGGAACGATTTCCGCTTCCAGATCCACGTATACGGGTACAAGAGCGATTGCGACCGTCGCTCCCCAGATGATTCAACGGCTGATTGAAGCTGCAGGACATATACTCGATGTCCCTACAAAAAATATGGAAATCGAAAATGGGTCTATAATTAACAAAAATAATCAATCCATTTTACTTTCTTTTCGTCAAATTTATGATTACTTAGTGAAGAACCAAATTTCTACGACAGTGCAAGGGCACTTTTATTTACCGAAAGAAAAGAACGAAATTCAAGGTTCCGGCGGAGCACCTCATCATATTTACGGGTACTTGACGCATGTCGTTATGGTTGAAGTGGACACATTGACCGGCGAAACGGATGTTTTACGTGTTGTCTCGATACCAGACTGTGGGAAAGTGATGAATCTACAAGGTCTTGAAGGGCAAGCTGAAGGGGGAGCCGTCATGGGGATTGGCTATACATTGTTCGAAGATGTCATCATCGAAGATGGGCATAATAAAACCAACAATTTATCTGATTATATCATCCCGACCATTCTGGAAACACCTGAAATTGAAACGATACCGGTTGAAGACCCTGAACCTTCTAACCCTTTCGGCGCCAAAGGGATCGGCGAAGTAGTGATGATCCCAATTATTCCCGCTATTATGTCCGCCATCTACGATGCCACCGGTGCAAAGGTAAGACATCTGCCTGCAACGCCGGAACGTATTTACGAAGCAATGAAACCCATTCAGATGTCATCGGGGTGA